The nucleotide window GCCTTTGGAAAAACCCTGCTGTTCGCATCCAAGTACACTGTTTCAGGAAGGTAAAAAGCCCCATGAAGTGCTGGGCATTAGAACATGAACTTAAACCAGAATGGTGATGACAGATGGTGAACCCCAAATGGGAGTCTTGTGAAAAAAAGAGCCtttaacatttgaaaacaatattaaaggaaaagagaaatgaagtgCATATTACTGGCACTGCAGAAGCCCAGATATACCATACAGCACGCAAGCCTGCAGAGAGTATATCATCCATAACCAGCTGGCTTATCTGAATATAGTAGTCATGTACCAGAACAAGCTGGGGAGTTTCCTGGAGTCAAATTTACTGCTTGAGTTTGGCTGTCCATATTGGAGGGGGATTTGGTACCAGAGTTTTGAGACTGAACCAACTGTTCAGAAATAGCAGGAGAACCGACAGCATGGTTAGCATGCTCACTCTCCCGTGCTGTAACACTGGGAGTGGGGTTTTCCTTAGCTGTCCCAGCATGACTGTGTGACTGGCTGGCTTGTCTCCCTGcttctgcctcctgctgctgcagcatccGCTCCACCTCTATCTCAAGTTCCAGATTTTCCTCATCTGCCTCCACTTCCAGCTGCTGCATTAactcctccagctttctggcCTTGCGGAGCTCATTCTGCTGTATGATCGTGCACAGGTGCTCCGTGAGGTGCTCCTTAATCTCCGTCTTGTGTTGGAGGTCCAGCTTGGCTGCCACATACTCCGACTCAGCCTTATCATACCGCTTCCTGCAAAATCATCATCATTTCTCGTGGGTTAattctcaaagcactttacaatCTGACACATGGACAGATACTTTAAGCATCCCTGAAATGCAATGTGCTCTGCAATGCATTGCGCCAGCTATTCACGACATGCTGATACATTagtaaaagggaagaaaataagtgcGAATTGATCAAATCTTCTCCTCTTGACACACTAGCCTCCactgctgctgtatttcaaGAGTTCATTTGCTCATCTGAAATCTACAGATTGAATCATGAACAAGCATTTTTACTGCCTGTTTTAAGATATGCATCACtagcagcagaaagaaaccatCAGAAATTGTAGTGGTTTCACACTTCTAGTGAACACCTATCTAGTGAactgaaacactgcaaaacagttttgttttttctaatcCAACCATCCACTCGACAGATACAGATGCTACAATGGTGCTACACACATTTACATTCGGATCTGGTCTAGAAGTGTACTCTTCCGGCCACCCATATATATGTTCAGAAAATCATGAGCAGCACAGATTGACACAGCATATGACATCAATAGTGATCACAACTTCTGCGTGGCAACAGATGTAGAATTTTATTGTATGCATCCCCCCGACACACACCTCCTGCCAATTTGCACTTCCTGTCATGACAAATAtagcaaaaaggaaatattccaaatatttattGAGGTTAACACATCTGGGATATCTAGCACTTTAATGGTTGGTGTCCACATTAGTGATGCATCTTCCACTACATTCAGTGAATCTGTATATTACTTCTGATTTAATTAATAGAAAGATAGATGCAATCTTGCTCACCAGGAAAGGGAACATGCAAAAGCTTTTGCAGAATGACTACGCGACGTACCTTACAGAGCATTCATAAAACTAGTATTAGTAAGGCAGTTGAATAAAGAATCCAGCTGTTTTATAAAACCAGATTCAAATATCTggtaaaacaaagcaacagaaaggagAGGTCCTTTGCTTAGGGAAACAGGAGGAAATAAGACATAGAAAAGCCTTGCCAAATATGTTCTTTTATATAATAATCACAAAACTTTGACCCAGCTGTAAAGGCTGTGTCTGCAGTAGGCAGAAGATGCCTGCTTAAGTTTCCCTCACTAGAAAGTGAAGATTTCCTTGGATCAGGTATCTGAAATGGAAGAACTAATGCTATGCTGAAAACTTCTGCACAGTTAAACATTTGGGCTGAATTCACACATATTCTTCAcaacatatttacaaaaattcCATTCCACAGCAATTGTCAAATGCCCCTAACTATGTATGTGCTCAGGACTATTTAATATTGCACTTTTTGACccactgaaattatttgtgttttagCCCTAAAACATAAGGCAAGAACtaaaaaattgcttaaaaagGCACCACTTAACCAGTTTTGGCTCGTAATGCATAAAAACTACAACACTGGAAGTATCTAACTCACATTTCCAAATCCCTCCCTCAGAAAGACTTACTAAGTTCATGCAAGTCATTAAGTATTTTGTAAAGTTTATCCCCTTTGTCCTACCAGCATCCCCTTTTGTTATCTTCAATTAAAAACTACTTTCCAAATGTCAGAGCCGCTTGTGTTATTAACCATTGTGCCATTAACCATTTCAAATAGACACATTATTACAAAATTTTGGTAAGGAAATTTCCAGAAGCATTTAATGGTTTTAGAAACCAGACTTAAacctaaaatacatttaaatgtttttcctcttgaggATATGAAATTCTGTATTCATATGCACTCAGCTACTGAAACTACAGTTAATCTTAAGATATTTCAAATGATAATTACACAAAAGAAATCCTTATTTTTTAGCTAccactgctatttttttaaagactaattACCACGTTTATTGGCCTGTGGTCAACGTATAGCAGAAGTCATAAggagaaatacacatttaacaCATTGAATCGTGAACCAAAAACCGCAACCGAACAGTTCCATTTTATTAAATGGCTACATAAACGTGCTGATGTTTATCTACTGATGTTGTGGTTTACCCACAACTAATAGGGTGTTCCGATTAATTTCTTGCATTTAAGGAACTCATCAGAACCAGAGTGATTAAAGGCACATTGTGAAGGGTGAAAGCTTGCTCTTTCCTTCAATTTTTGGTCCCAGTTCCAAAAGCACTTCAGCAGTATTATATGTTTTAAGCTTAATTGGTCCCATTGATTCCAACAAGACCAGAGCTGTCATCAACAAGCAAGTTTCCCTGAAAAGGACTTTCATTttaggacttttaaaaaaactctttccccctgagaagaaataaacaacCTTGAAACAATAAAGCAGGGCTTACGGACAACTGCACAGTTAAAGCAGTAAGTATGTCTCGTGACAGCACAAAGCTGGAAAGCACAGTCTGCAGTCAGAAAACCTACTTCAGTTTCCAGATTCCAAgggaaaaattaggaaataaaaagcatgcttttaCCTCAAGATTTGAAAGCCCCCCCAGACTGTCACCGCTTTAACTATACATTATTACAATGACATTAACTCCATTACTGCTTCAGTGACAGGAAGCAGCATTTTCTCCCTCCATTCAGGCAGGGCTATTCCCTCCTCCCTGTCTGTCGCTTACCGGGCATAGGAGTAGTCCAAGCTGGCCTGATCAATGCGGTTCCGCAGGATGCCAATGTCAGCAGATACCATGTCATCCAGAGCTTGTAACTCTTTCTGAATCCGTTTTAGTTTCACTGTTTCAGCTTGAGTTCTTTTGGATCTGCAAAaggaagatgctttttttttttttcttttcaagcctCTCTTCTTGACATAACGGGCCCCATTTCATTTGCAGAGCAACTAACTTCCTTAAGAGCTATTCAGAAGGTTTCTCCTTTATGATTTAAGACTTTTGATCTTTTTTAATATCCACAGGGATCTAAAATGCCTGCTATTCAAAGACTACGGCAAAATTACGTAATGACTATAATCAAAGTGCCTAAAATGGATTGTGTTTCTTCACTGTGGAAACACACAAGAAGCTGCTGTATCTAAGTAGTTCTCAGTGTAAGGAAACAGGAAATGGCTTGGGGGGGAGCGAGAGGGGGAAGGGTATTTAGCCCTGCAAATATCCCCTTTCAAAGAAGCCCAGTTAGTAGGGGCCAAAAAGTCACCTAACCTAAGCTTGATTtccattttgtaaaattattccCAAAAGGCCTAGCCAAATCCCAATGAAGTCAATGGAAACTTTTACATCAAACACAAAGGATTTCAATCAAGCCTTATGTAACCTTTTTCAACTCAGCCTATTCATTCCTTAGTTCTGAAAACTAAATGTTGCTAAGGGCAGCAAGTGTTGATGGATTTCACTCCCAAGCAACTTTCAACAAGCTTTTACACCAGGTCACTTTACTGTCATTCACCACCACCAGCAAAGCCATGCTTTTCAGCCACTGCTTTACACCCCAAAGCAGGTACTTGATAGCAAGACTAGGTGTGTAGGCAGTGACACCATCTCTCATTAGACCAGCTAAAGCAGGTGGAGAGAAACAGACTCCTGTAGTATTGCTTAGAGCCTGAAGAAGGCCTTTGAATGTCAGACATAACTCCCTAGCTATCACCTTCCAagtcctcctctctcccctctgctTCCAGGAGGAAGAACCCAGCCTGGTGGTCACACCCACATTTGCTGTCCTACAGTGACTTAGACCAAATCTACTTGTGTTTTATCTCTGCCgggcaaagcaaaacaaaatcttcaGAACCTCAAAGAGAACGTTCTGCACAGTACCGGCTATGTTCACCTGTGCTACTCAAGAGCTTTGATGGGCAGATCATAATACATGTCTGGGAGAGCACTGTGACCATGAAAGCTTTGTATCTCCTTCCTTGATCTAGTGTTATCAGCTGCTCCAACATCC belongs to Aquila chrysaetos chrysaetos chromosome 12, bAquChr1.4, whole genome shotgun sequence and includes:
- the GORAB gene encoding RAB6-interacting golgin isoform X2, whose protein sequence is MAEAWAGFSQEELRRLRGQRPDLYEPLEQQHRPHTVNKSRKQLQREKALQQQCQKLGLQGGAASVPPEQLLSVPKHKPCHPQQPVPPPHPPSAGDEKQNDNRDQQKEVTPVDPCNGSDNGQTRPAKPNSKVEKKKVELQEKSRWEILQQEQRLIEEKNKRKKALLAKAIAERSKRTQAETVKLKRIQKELQALDDMVSADIGILRNRIDQASLDYSYARKRYDKAESEYVAAKLDLQHKTEIKEHLTEHLCTIIQQNELRKARKLEELMQQLEVEADEENLELEIEVERMLQQQEAEAGRQASQSHSHAGTAKENPTPSVTARESEHANHAVGSPAISEQLVQSQNSGTKSPSNMDSQTQAVNLTPGNSPACSGT
- the GORAB gene encoding RAB6-interacting golgin isoform X1, which translates into the protein MAEAWAGFSQEELRRLRGQRPDLYEPLEQQHRPHTVNKSRKQLQREKALQQQCQKLGLQGGAASVPPEQLLSVPKHKPCHPQQPVPPPHPPSAGDEKQNDNRDQQKEVTPVDPCNGSDNGQTRPAKPNSKVEKKKVELLVSRQEKSRWEILQQEQRLIEEKNKRKKALLAKAIAERSKRTQAETVKLKRIQKELQALDDMVSADIGILRNRIDQASLDYSYARKRYDKAESEYVAAKLDLQHKTEIKEHLTEHLCTIIQQNELRKARKLEELMQQLEVEADEENLELEIEVERMLQQQEAEAGRQASQSHSHAGTAKENPTPSVTARESEHANHAVGSPAISEQLVQSQNSGTKSPSNMDSQTQAVNLTPGNSPACSGT
- the GORAB gene encoding RAB6-interacting golgin isoform X5: MVSADIGILRNRIDQASLDYSYARKRYDKAESEYVAAKLDLQHKTEIKEHLTEHLCTIIQQNELRKARKLEELMQQLEVEADEENLELEIEVERMLQQQEAEAGRQASQSHSHAGTAKENPTPSVTARESEHANHAVGSPAISEQLVQSQNSGTKSPSNMDSQTQAVNLTPGNSPACSGT